One Poseidonibacter antarcticus genomic window carries:
- a CDS encoding DUF3373 family protein, with protein MKKNIILLSTIAALSTASFADDLNKQMYEQLQILKAQVAALEAKMNKQNAKDDEKRITKIEKKLAKVSKKASLAKAQGAGDNLKWDVDFRTQVDNLQYKHANGSKSKNNALMTNRLWLGMKYKADENSSFFGTLSYLKAFGDSANHSQANTQAGFSNFDWVTNENANDNSIKIKEAYWLYSNDTFLGTDVSWTASVGRRPSTDGLAINLRADQERKSPLSHTVNVEFDGASAKFNLDQVTGIDGAWLKFCAGRGLTNAKPRFQFDNTDYTSDDTKNTNIDMAGIIAVPYDNGQYSVHMNYARAWNLIGYNNTQLSQFQSASKNTASEIMDAYGNLQFLDVGDIDLATVMFKVDGIGDGISDWLDDTVVFASAAMSKTRPNEKGMLGSTNSQTGHSFWIGVNAPCPISPDNAKIGIEWNKGSKYWRSMTYAEDTMAGSKISTRGQAWEIYRTQQLTKALSFGVSYVYMDYDYMGSNSFFGAEGTPYKIGGTYANAANAVESAQDIKAYMRYRF; from the coding sequence ATGAAAAAAAATATTATTTTACTTTCAACAATTGCTGCATTATCAACTGCAAGTTTTGCAGATGATTTAAATAAACAAATGTATGAACAACTCCAAATATTAAAAGCTCAAGTTGCTGCACTTGAAGCTAAAATGAATAAACAAAATGCAAAAGATGATGAAAAAAGAATCACAAAAATCGAAAAGAAACTTGCAAAGGTTTCAAAAAAAGCTAGTTTGGCAAAAGCACAAGGTGCCGGAGATAATCTAAAATGGGATGTAGATTTTCGAACACAAGTTGATAATTTACAATATAAACATGCAAATGGTTCTAAATCTAAAAACAATGCATTAATGACAAATAGATTATGGCTTGGTATGAAATATAAAGCAGATGAAAACTCTAGTTTTTTTGGAACACTATCATATTTAAAAGCATTTGGGGATTCTGCAAATCACTCACAAGCTAATACTCAAGCAGGATTTTCAAATTTTGATTGGGTAACAAATGAAAATGCTAATGATAATTCAATAAAAATAAAAGAAGCTTATTGGTTATACTCAAATGATACTTTTTTAGGAACTGATGTTTCATGGACTGCATCAGTTGGTCGTCGTCCATCAACTGATGGATTAGCGATAAATCTAAGAGCAGATCAAGAAAGAAAATCTCCTCTTTCTCATACTGTAAATGTTGAATTTGATGGTGCATCTGCAAAATTTAATCTTGATCAAGTAACAGGAATTGATGGTGCTTGGCTTAAATTTTGTGCAGGAAGAGGTTTAACAAATGCAAAACCAAGATTTCAATTTGATAATACTGATTACACTAGTGATGATACAAAAAATACAAATATTGATATGGCAGGAATTATAGCTGTTCCATATGATAATGGGCAATATTCAGTACATATGAACTATGCAAGAGCATGGAATTTAATCGGATACAACAATACACAATTATCACAATTTCAATCTGCATCTAAAAATACAGCTTCTGAAATCATGGACGCTTATGGAAACTTACAATTTCTTGATGTTGGAGATATTGATTTAGCAACTGTTATGTTTAAAGTTGATGGTATTGGAGATGGTATTTCTGATTGGTTAGATGATACTGTTGTATTTGCATCAGCTGCAATGAGTAAAACAAGACCTAATGAAAAAGGGATGTTAGGTTCAACTAATTCTCAAACGGGGCATTCATTTTGGATTGGTGTAAATGCACCTTGTCCTATTTCTCCTGATAATGCAAAAATTGGTATAGAATGGAATAAAGGTAGTAAATATTGGAGATCGATGACATATGCTGAAGATACAATGGCTGGTTCTAAAATATCAACAAGAGGACAGGCATGGGAAATTTATCGAACTCAACAATTAACTAAAGCATTAAGTTTTGGAGTTTCATATGTTTATATGGATTATGATTATATGGGAAGTAATTCATTCTTTGGGGCAGAAGGAACACCTTATAAAATAGGTGGAACATATGCAAATGCTGCTAATGCAGTTGAATCAGCTCAAGATATAAAAGCATATATGAGATATAGATTCTAA
- the rpmI gene encoding 50S ribosomal protein L35 — MPKMKTNSGALKRFKIKKNGSIKRGSAFRSHILTKMSQKRKRNLRGPQTVAAVDSTRVKRMLNKA, encoded by the coding sequence ATGCCAAAGATGAAAACTAACAGTGGCGCTTTAAAGAGATTTAAAATAAAGAAAAATGGTTCTATTAAAAGAGGATCAGCTTTTAGAAGTCACATCTTAACGAAAATGTCTCAAAAGAGAAAAAGAAATCTTAGAGGACCACAAACTGTTGCAGCTGTGGATTCAACAAGAGTTAAAAGAATGTTAAACAAAGCGTAA
- the thrS gene encoding threonine--tRNA ligase: MEPIGIKKEGQIYDLQTAEALNIEGDIIKSDNSAESLEILRHSCAHMMAQAIKELYPDAKFFVGPVVTEGFYYDFKVDEKITDDDLPTIEKKMKEIASRKLKITRYEASREEILTKFADDELKQAVLKNITDDTLTMYKQGDFEDLCRGPHLPTTGMIRAFKLTRVAGAYLGGDEENEMITRIYGIAFFDKKELNDYVRMLEEAKKRDHRKLGTELELFTFNEDVGAGLPLWLPNGSRLRSKLEHLLYKAHRIRGYEPVRGPEILKSTMWDISGHNANYGENMYYTEIDGQKYGMKPMNCVGHIQIFKNDIVSYKDLPKKLFEYGVVHRHEMSGAMHGLFRVREFTQDDAHIFCTQAQVKQVIIEVLEFVDSLMKTFDFKYEMEVSTKPKKAIGDDAFWETTTKGIMEALDEENLPYGIDEGGGAFYGPKIDIKITDAIGRKWQCGTIQVDMNLPSRFDVEFINDEGHKEQPVMIHRAILGSFERFIGILTEHCAGEFPFVIAPTQVIFVPIANTHVEYAKQLQKELLEDEMDSKIFDMNESLNKRIRMAEKQRVPMIVVVGDEEVANETIALRNRRTREQSNMTKDEFLTMLNKIKKGSRI; the protein is encoded by the coding sequence TTGGAACCAATAGGAATAAAAAAAGAAGGTCAGATATATGACCTTCAGACTGCCGAAGCGTTAAATATCGAAGGTGATATTATAAAGTCTGATAACTCTGCAGAATCTTTAGAGATTCTTAGACATTCATGTGCTCATATGATGGCTCAAGCTATCAAAGAGCTTTATCCTGATGCAAAATTTTTCGTAGGACCTGTTGTTACGGAAGGTTTTTACTATGATTTTAAAGTAGATGAGAAAATCACTGATGATGATTTACCAACTATTGAAAAAAAGATGAAAGAAATCGCAAGTAGAAAACTAAAAATAACAAGATATGAAGCCTCAAGAGAAGAAATTCTTACAAAATTTGCTGATGATGAATTAAAACAAGCTGTTTTAAAAAATATTACAGACGATACTTTAACGATGTATAAACAAGGTGATTTTGAAGATTTATGTCGTGGTCCACATTTACCAACAACAGGAATGATTAGAGCATTTAAACTAACAAGAGTTGCTGGTGCTTACCTTGGTGGTGATGAAGAAAACGAAATGATTACAAGAATTTACGGAATTGCATTCTTTGATAAAAAAGAATTAAATGATTACGTAAGAATGCTAGAAGAAGCAAAAAAAAGAGATCATAGAAAACTAGGAACAGAACTAGAACTATTTACATTTAATGAAGATGTAGGTGCAGGGTTACCATTATGGTTACCAAATGGTTCAAGACTTAGATCAAAATTAGAACACCTTTTATATAAAGCTCATAGAATTAGAGGTTACGAACCAGTTCGTGGTCCAGAGATTTTAAAATCTACTATGTGGGATATTTCAGGACATAATGCAAATTATGGTGAAAATATGTATTACACAGAGATTGATGGTCAAAAATATGGAATGAAACCTATGAACTGTGTAGGTCATATTCAAATCTTTAAAAATGATATAGTTTCATATAAAGATTTACCAAAAAAACTTTTTGAATATGGTGTTGTTCATAGACATGAAATGTCAGGAGCTATGCACGGATTATTTAGAGTTAGAGAATTTACACAAGATGATGCACATATTTTTTGTACTCAAGCACAAGTAAAACAAGTAATTATCGAAGTATTAGAATTTGTTGATTCATTAATGAAAACATTTGATTTCAAATATGAAATGGAAGTTTCAACAAAACCTAAAAAAGCAATTGGTGATGATGCATTTTGGGAAACTACAACTAAAGGTATTATGGAAGCTTTAGATGAAGAAAACCTTCCTTATGGAATTGATGAAGGTGGTGGAGCATTCTATGGTCCTAAAATTGATATTAAAATTACAGATGCTATTGGAAGAAAGTGGCAATGTGGTACAATACAAGTAGATATGAATTTACCTTCTAGATTTGATGTTGAATTTATAAACGATGAAGGACATAAAGAACAACCTGTGATGATTCACAGAGCTATCTTAGGTTCATTCGAAAGATTCATTGGTATTTTAACAGAACACTGTGCTGGTGAATTCCCATTTGTAATAGCACCAACACAAGTAATTTTTGTACCAATTGCTAATACTCACGTAGAATATGCAAAACAGTTACAAAAAGAGCTATTAGAAGATGAAATGGATTCTAAAATCTTTGATATGAACGAAAGTTTAAATAAAAGAATTAGAATGGCAGAAAAACAAAGAGTTCCTATGATTGTAGTTGTTGGTGATGAAGAAGTTGCTAATGAAACAATTGCATTAAGAAATAGAAGAACAAGAGAGCAGTCAAATATGACTAAAGATGAATTTTTAACTATGTTAAATAAAATAAAAAAAGGAAGTAGAATTTGA
- the infC gene encoding translation initiation factor IF-3 has product MSRDNKKNNVIMNEMIMAKEVRCTSDDGTNYGIIATRDAQKTADDLGLDLVLIAPDGKPPVAKIMDYGKFKYQQEKKKKEARKNQKVIVVKEIKLSVKIADNDINYKVKHAREFLEAGHHVKFRVFLRGREMANPKAGVDVLKRVWPMVEDLAVMDKEPKLEGRYVNMMALPKKDEKQS; this is encoded by the coding sequence TTGAGTAGAGACAACAAGAAGAATAATGTAATTATGAACGAAATGATTATGGCAAAAGAAGTAAGATGTACATCTGATGATGGGACAAATTATGGAATTATTGCAACAAGAGATGCGCAAAAAACAGCAGATGATTTAGGACTAGATTTAGTTTTAATTGCTCCTGATGGAAAACCACCTGTTGCTAAAATCATGGATTATGGAAAATTTAAATACCAACAAGAAAAAAAGAAAAAAGAAGCTAGAAAAAATCAAAAAGTAATTGTAGTTAAAGAAATTAAACTTTCTGTTAAAATTGCTGATAATGATATTAACTATAAAGTTAAGCATGCTAGAGAATTTTTAGAAGCGGGACACCATGTTAAGTTTCGAGTATTCTTAAGAGGTAGAGAAATGGCAAATCCAAAAGCAGGTGTTGACGTACTTAAAAGAGTATGGCCAATGGTTGAAGATTTAGCTGTAATGGATAAAGAACCAAAACTTGAAGGAAGATACGTAAATATGATGGCTCTTCCTAAAAAAGATGAAAAACAATCATAA
- the mobA gene encoding molybdenum cofactor guanylyltransferase MobA produces the protein MSKPFKIPCVILCGGRSSRMGEDKSLLPFCNSNSLTQYQYDKLKPFFSEIYLSSKIDKFDFLINKDKYLILDRNEIFSPIVALQTIFKIIKTPKVFILTVDTPLVSIDSIEKLINESVNSDICVAQTQRVHNLCGVFSTKLDNFINKMLINDIHKVGYLLKNNNTKYIDFDNDDEFINLNNKDEYKRALSIISKSNKYI, from the coding sequence ATGTCTAAGCCATTTAAAATCCCATGTGTGATTTTATGTGGTGGAAGAAGTTCACGAATGGGAGAAGATAAATCTCTTCTTCCTTTCTGTAATTCTAACTCACTAACTCAATATCAATACGATAAACTAAAACCTTTTTTTAGTGAAATATATTTGTCTTCAAAAATAGATAAATTTGATTTTCTTATAAATAAAGATAAATATTTAATATTAGATAGAAATGAAATATTCTCTCCAATTGTAGCTTTACAGACTATATTTAAAATTATAAAAACACCAAAGGTATTTATTTTAACTGTAGATACACCTTTAGTTTCAATTGATTCAATAGAAAAATTAATAAATGAATCAGTAAATAGTGATATTTGTGTTGCTCAAACACAAAGAGTACATAATCTATGTGGAGTATTCTCTACTAAATTAGATAATTTTATAAATAAAATGTTAATAAATGATATTCATAAAGTAGGATATTTACTTAAAAATAATAATACTAAATATATTGATTTTGATAATGATGATGAGTTTATCAATTTAAATAATAAAGATGAATACAAAAGAGCTTTAAGTATTATAAGTAAATCAAATAAATATATTTAA
- a CDS encoding NAD(P)/FAD-dependent oxidoreductase, whose amino-acid sequence MAKNELEEALELVDSEIKKVGISRREAFKLAGLGSAAFLMGDTTEAEASTSAQASEAKGKILIIGGGLAGISTAARLSSTLVTPDITVIEPNPKSVSYQPGNSLIGGGVWEKSDVIYDIKDFLPAGVKLIKDKAIEFNPDANKVVLGSGETLSYDFLVIAAGLVLDFGQIKGLEDLGVSHTQSDGSKIISKFADSGVTSIYNTDTAVETWNQMQKFIEKAKSGKRVKGIFTHPNTAVKCSGAPKKIMYLTNARLVEAGVRDNADLTFYPNGGKMFVIKEYHDAIVKQFEARNFKWNYFHNLTEVDLENRIATFDKRWEEKGPYDEDLEEYSMITKHQKVETPFDFMHITPPMKAPDEIGNSAVGSGKGWVPVNKETLQHVKYKNIFSLGDVAAVPMGKTGGSVRKQYKVLVDNLIAAMEGKELNAKYDGYTVCPLITDIGKVMLAEFDWTNKPSPSFPLDPTQERYIWWLLKVYLLKPMVQYGLLSGKV is encoded by the coding sequence ATGGCAAAAAATGAATTAGAGGAAGCATTAGAACTAGTTGATTCAGAAATTAAAAAAGTTGGTATTTCAAGAAGGGAAGCTTTTAAATTAGCAGGACTTGGTTCGGCTGCATTTTTAATGGGTGATACTACAGAAGCGGAGGCATCAACTTCTGCACAAGCTAGTGAAGCAAAAGGTAAGATACTAATTATAGGAGGAGGACTAGCAGGTATTTCAACAGCAGCTAGACTTAGTAGTACTTTAGTTACACCTGATATTACAGTTATTGAACCTAATCCTAAGTCAGTTTCATATCAGCCAGGTAATTCACTAATTGGAGGTGGAGTATGGGAAAAATCAGATGTTATATATGATATTAAAGATTTTCTACCTGCAGGTGTGAAATTAATTAAAGACAAAGCAATTGAATTTAATCCTGATGCGAATAAAGTGGTATTAGGTTCTGGGGAAACATTATCTTATGATTTTCTTGTAATTGCGGCTGGTTTAGTATTGGATTTTGGACAAATTAAAGGTTTAGAAGATTTAGGTGTTTCTCATACACAAAGTGATGGATCTAAAATAATTAGTAAATTCGCAGATTCAGGAGTAACATCTATTTATAATACAGATACTGCTGTTGAAACTTGGAATCAAATGCAAAAATTTATAGAAAAAGCAAAAAGTGGTAAGAGGGTAAAAGGTATTTTTACACATCCAAATACAGCAGTAAAATGTTCAGGGGCGCCTAAAAAGATTATGTATCTAACTAATGCTAGGTTAGTAGAAGCTGGGGTTAGAGATAATGCAGATTTAACATTTTATCCAAATGGTGGAAAAATGTTTGTTATAAAAGAGTATCACGATGCTATTGTAAAACAATTCGAAGCAAGAAATTTTAAATGGAATTATTTCCATAATTTAACAGAAGTGGATCTAGAAAATAGAATTGCTACTTTTGACAAAAGATGGGAAGAAAAAGGACCTTATGATGAAGACTTAGAAGAATATTCTATGATAACAAAACATCAAAAAGTAGAGACTCCTTTTGATTTTATGCATATTACTCCTCCTATGAAAGCACCTGATGAAATTGGAAATTCAGCAGTAGGTTCAGGAAAAGGTTGGGTACCTGTTAATAAAGAAACATTACAACATGTTAAATATAAAAATATATTCTCACTTGGTGATGTTGCAGCTGTTCCAATGGGTAAAACAGGTGGAAGTGTAAGAAAACAATATAAAGTACTTGTAGATAACTTAATTGCTGCTATGGAAGGTAAAGAGTTAAATGCTAAATATGATGGGTATACTGTATGTCCATTAATTACTGATATTGGAAAAGTAATGTTAGCAGAGTTTGATTGGACTAATAAACCAAGTCCATCATTTCCTTTAGATCCAACGCAAGAAAGATATATTTGGTGGTTATTAAAAGTTTACTTATTAAAACCAATGGTTCAATATGGACTTTTATCAGGAAAAGTATAA
- the rplT gene encoding 50S ribosomal protein L20 translates to MPRVKTGVVRRKRHKKVLKAAKGFYSGRSKHFRKAKEQLEHSLVYAYRDRRQKKRDIRKLWIVRINAACRLNDINYSRFMNGLKIAGITLDRKILADMAMNDYTSFVTLVNSAKDALK, encoded by the coding sequence ATGCCTAGAGTTAAAACTGGTGTAGTTAGAAGAAAAAGACATAAAAAAGTATTAAAAGCAGCTAAAGGTTTTTACAGTGGTAGAAGCAAGCACTTTAGAAAAGCAAAAGAACAATTAGAGCATTCATTAGTATATGCTTACAGAGATAGAAGACAGAAAAAAAGAGATATTAGAAAGCTTTGGATTGTAAGAATCAATGCAGCTTGTAGATTAAATGATATCAACTATTCTAGATTTATGAACGGATTAAAAATAGCTGGAATTACTTTAGATAGAAAAATCTTAGCTGATATGGCTATGAATGATTATACATCATTTGTAACATTAGTTAATTCTGCAAAAGATGCATTAAAATAA